GGTTGGACAGCGGTTCGTCGAACAGGTAGATCTTCGGCCGCCGCGCCAGGGCCCGGCCCATGGCCACCCGCTGTTGCTGGCCACCGGAAAGCTGGCCCGGCTTGCGGGTCAGCAGGTGCTCGATCTGCAGCAGCTTGGCCACCCGCGCCACTTCCGCGTCGATCTCGGCGCTGGGCATCTTGCGGATCTTCAGGCCGAAGGCGATGTTGTCGCGCACGCTCATGGTCGGGTACAGCGCGTAGGACTGGAACACCATGGCGATGTCTCGGTCCTTGGGGCTCATGCCACTGATGTCGGCGTCGTCCACCAGGATCGCCCCGCCGCTGATGTGCTCCAGCCCGGCGATGCAGTTCATCAGGGTGGATTTGCCGCAGCCGGACGGGCCGACGAGGATCAGGAACTCACCGTCGTCGATCTTCAGCTCGATGTTCTTCAGGGTGTCCGGCAGGCCGGCACCGTAGGTCTTGTTGACGTTGCGTAATTCGAGAGTGGCCATGCTTTACCCCTTGACTGCGCCGGACGTCAGCCCGCGCAGGAAATACTTGCCGGCGAAGATGTAGACCAGCAGTGTCGGCAGCCCGGCGATCATCGCCGCCGCCATATCAACGTTGTATTCCTTGGCCCCGGTGCTGGTGTTGACCAGGTTGTTCAGGGCCACGGTGATCGGTTGTGCGTCGCCGCTGGCAAACACCACGCCGAACAGGAAGTCGTTCCAGATCTGGGTGAACTGCCAGATCAGGCAGACCATGATGATCGGCACCGACATCGGCAGCAGGATCTTGCCGAAGATGGTGAAGAACCCCGCGCCGTCCAGGCGCGCCGCCTTGACCAGGGCATCCGGCACACTCACGTAGTAGTTGCGGAAAAACAGCGTGGTGAAGGCCAGGCCGTAGACCACGTGCACCAGCACCAGGCCGGTGGTGGTATTGGCCAGGCCGAACTTTCCGAGGGTGAACGAGGCCGGCAGCAGCACGGTCTGGAACGGCAGGAAGCAGCCGAACAGCAGCAGACCGAAGAACAGCTGGGAGCCGCGAAAGCGCCACATCGACAGCACGTAGCCGTTCATTGCACCGATGAAGGTGGAGATCAGCACCGCCGGCACGGTGATCTTCACCGAGTTCCAGAAGTAGCCGCCCACGGTGTCCCAGGCCTTGATCCAGCCAATGCCGTCCACCACCTGGGGCCAGCTCAGCAGGTTGCCGGTGCGGATGTCTTCCGGGGTCTTGAAGCTGGTCAGCAGCATCACCACCAGGGGAATCAGGTACACCGCCGCCGCCAGCAGCAAGGTGGCGTAGATGGCGATCCGGCTGAAGTTCAGGGTCGGCTTGGCGAGGGAGTTAGTCATGACGCTTGCCTCGCAGTTCGGAGTACAGGTACGGCACCAGGATGGTCAGCACGGCACCGAGCATCAGCATGGCGCTGGCCGAACCGATGCCCATCTGGCCCCGGCTGAAGGTGAAGGAATACATGAACATCGCCGGCAGGTCGGAGGAGTAGCCCGGGCCGCCCGCAGTCATTGCCGCCACCAGGTCGAAGCTCTTGATGGCAATGTGGGCGAGGATCATGAAGGCGCTGAAGAACACCGGGCGCAGGCTCGGCAGAACGATCTTCAGGTAGATGGTCGGCAGGCTCGCGCCGTCGACCTGGGCGGCGCGGATGATCGACTGGTCGACACCGCGCAGACCGGCGAGGAACATCGCCATGACAAAGCCCGAGGCCTGCCACACGGCGGCGATCACCAGGCAGTAGACCACCCGGTCCTGATCCACCAGCCAGTCCAGGCGAAAGCCCTCCCAGCCCCAGTCGCGGAGCATCTTGTCCAGGCCCAGGCCGGGGTTGAGCAGCCACTTCCAGGCAGTGCCGGTGACGATCATCGACAGCGCCATGGGATAGAGGTACACGGTGCGGATGAAGCCTTCCTTGCGGATGCGCTGGTCCAGCAGCACCGCCAGGAACACCCCCAGCACCAGGCTGATGGCGATGAACATGCCGCCGAACAGCGCGAGGTTCTTGCTCGCCACCCACCAGCGGTCGTTGTCCATCAGCCGCAGGTACTGCTGCAGGCCGACCCACTTGTAGCTCGGCATGAAGCTGGAATTGGTAAAGGACAGAATGAACGTCCAGATGATGTAACCGTAGAACCCCACCAGCACGATCACCATGCTTGGCGCCAGCACCAGCTTGGGCAGCCAGCGCTGCAATGCGTCCAGGGGTGAGGCCTTGCTGAAAACCGCCACAGAGCTCATCGCAATAACCCGGTTGAAGGAATGAAGTCCGACGCGCCCTCTGTAGGAGCGAGCTTGCTCGCGATAGCGATCCAGCCGTCGACACCCAGGGTGAATGTCAGGCCGTCATCGCGAGCAAGCTCGCTCCTACAGAAGGGGGGAAGCATCGTCAGATAAATCGCCGCAGACAGGGCTGCGGCGTGCGCAGTTACTGCGCGGCCTTGACCGCCGAGGCCAGTTGCGCACTGGCCTTGGCCGGGTCCGCATCCTTGTCGTTCATGAAGTTGGTGACCACGTCGAAGATCGCGCCCTGCACCGCCAGGGAAGTGGCCATGTTGTGCGCCATGCTTGGCTGCAGGCCGCCGGTCTTCTCGTCCGCCAGGAAGTCCTTGGCCGAGGCCTGGGCACAGGAGTCGAAGCCCTCGGCGCTCATGTCATTGAGCATGTCGGTACGCACCGGGATCGAGCCCTTGTTGATGCTGAAGACCTTCTGGAAGTCCTTGCCCAGCGCCACCTTGGCCAGGTCCTGCTGAGCGGCGATGTCACCCTTGCGATCGGCCTTGAGCTTGAACACCGCCAGGGAGTCGATGTTGTAGGTGAAGGCCTTGTCGGTGCCCGGGAACGGCACGCACTGGTAGTCCTTGCCGGCGATCTTCTTCGCCGCGGTCCACTCGCTCTTGGCCCAGTCGCCCATCATCTGCATGCCGGCCTTGCCGCCGATCACGTCGGCGGCGGCGATGTTCCAGTCACGCCCGGCGCGGTTGGGGTCCATGTAGCCGGTGATCTTCTTCAGCTCGGCGAAGGCCTTGACCATTTCCGGGCCGGCGAGGGTCTTCTGGTCCAGGTCCACCAGGGCTTTCTTGTAGCCTTCAGGGCCCATGACCGAGAGCACCACGTCTTCGAACACGGTGCTGTCCTGCCACGGCTGGCCACCGTGGGCCAGGGCGATGAAGCCCGCGGCCTTGAGCTTGTCGCCGGCGGCATAGAACTCTTCGAGGGTGGTCGGGGCCTTGTCGATCCCGGCCTTCTTGAACACTTGCGGGTTGATCCACAGCCAGTTGACCCGGTGGATGTTCACCGGCACGGCGACGTAGTCACCTTCGTACTTGACGGTGTTGGCCACCTTGGACGACAGCAGGCCGTCCCAGTTTTCCGCCTTGGCCACGTCCTTGAGGGTGTCGGTGCTGAGCAGGCCGGTGCTCCCCCATTCCTGGATGTCAGGGCCCTTGATCTGGGCGACGCCCGGCGGATTACCGGCCACGGCGCGGCTTTTCAGCACGGTCATTGCGGTGGAGCCGCCACCACCGGCCACGGCGCCGTCCTTCCAGGTGAAACCGTCTTTTTCCACTTGGGCCTTGAGCACATCGACGGCGGCTTTTTCGCCACCCGAAGTCCACCAGTGGACAACTTCCACGGAACCTTTGGAGTCGGCGGCGAGGGCACTCAGGGGAAACAGAGAGGCAAGGGAAATGACAGTGGCGAGGCGAGAAATCGCATTCATTTGAAGTACCTTTCTTGTTGTTATGCATGCAAGTCTGGTGCTTGCGCTGCACACGAGTCTAAACAGCCTAGTCGAACGTTCGGGTAACGAAGCGACGGTGAAATGTCACGACATGGTTACACAAGGCCCGGAACAGACGCCTGGGCCAAGGCCGAAGCCATGCTCGGCGCCAGCGGCAGGCGCGGAATCAGCACGGCTTGCCAGGCGTGATAGAGGTCCGGCTTGCCGCCCCAGATCTCGGCGGCCGGGCGGTTGTCGCGGCCCAGTTCGTGATGCCAGCTGCCCTGTTGGCGATCGATGAAATACCCTTCGCAGAACTCCCAGAAACGCCGGTACCAGACCTCGTACTGCTGCTCGCCAGTGCGCTTGAGCAAAGCGCTTGCGGCGGCGCTGGCCTCGGCATGGGTCCAGTGCAGGCGCTGGTGCACCACCGGCCGGTTGTCCCAATCCAGGGTGTAGACAATGCCCGGGGCACCGTCCACGTCCCAGCCGTGGCGGCAGTTGCTCGCGAACAGGTGCTGCGCATCCAGCGCCAGCCAGCCCGGGGTCAGCATCCCGGCCAGGCCGCGCGACGCCTCCAGGTGCAAGAGCAGGCGCGCCCATTCGAAACCGTGGCCCGGCGTGGTGCCGAAGGGACGGAAACCATCGGCGGGAAAGGCCCGGTTGTAGTCGCGCAGGGGCAGCCAGTCACAGTCGAAATGCTCGATCACCATGAAGTCGTTGGCGGCGGCGTGCTGATGGATCACCCGCTCGACGATGCGCAGGGCGCGGTTGAGCCAGCGCGGGTCCTGGGTGACATCGGCCAGGGCCAGAAAGGCCTCGGTGGCGTGCATGTTGCTGTTGGCGCCGCGATAGGCTTCCTGCTCGCTCCAGTCGCGATTGAAGGACTCAAGCATGGCGCCCTCCTCCTCGCTCCAGAAATGCCCGTCGATGATCCGGATCGCCTCCTCAAGCAGGGCCTGGGCACCCGGCCGCTGCGCCACCACCGCGGAGCTGGCGGCCAGGGCGACAAAGGCGTGCAGGTAGGCGGCCTTGGTGCTGTTGCCGTCCGCCTGCCCGGCAACGGCGAACCAGCCGCCGTGCTCGGCATCGCGCAACGGCCCCATGAGCGCGGCGATACCGTGATCCACCAGCCCGGCATAACCCGGCAAGCCCTGGACATGCGCCATGGCAAAGCTGTGGGTCATGCGCGCGGTGTTCATGGTTTCGGCTTGGGCGCCTTCGGGCAGGCGGCCCTGGGCATCGAGGTTGCCGAAGCCTTCGGCGAGCCGTGAAGCCTTGGCGAAATCCAGCAGGCGCAGGCCTTCGGCGGCGAGCCAGGAATGGTGAGCGGGCGCGTTCAGCCAACTGCGCAGCGGCAGGGGGAGAGAGTCCATGAGTGGCCTGTTGTTGTTTTTATCGAAGGCTTGAGTCTAATCAAGCCGCTCGCAACCGCAGGTAACGAAGGGCCAGCACAATGTCACCAAACCGTGACATTGCGCGGCTCCACCCGTAGGAGCCGGCTTGCCGGCGAAGAGGCCCTTGAGTCCTGCAGTGCCCTTGGGAACGCCTTCGCTGGCAAGCCAGCTCCTGCACAAGTCAGCGTCTGCACAGGCCAGCCACTCAGTCGAAGGTCCGGGGCAGGTACAGGGTCACCCGCAGGCCGCCTTCACGCAGGTTCTGCAGGCTGACTTCGCCGCCATGGCTGTGGGCGATGTTGCGCGCGATGCCCAGGCCCAGGCCGTAGCCCTGCTGCTGGCCGGCCAGACGAAAATGCGGCTCGAACACCTGCTCCAGGCGCTGCTCCGGCACACCCGGGCCTTCGTCGTCGACATGCAGGACAAAGCCGTTGTCGTCGTCTTCGATGTACAGGTGGGCGTTCTGCCCGTACTTCAGGGCGTTGTCGATCAGGTTGCCCATGCAGCGCTTGAGCGCCAGGGGCTTGCCCGGGTAGCTGGCCAGCGCCCGCCCCTGCTGGGTTACCCGGCCATTGCCGTGGGGCGCCAGGTAAGGCTCCACCAGGCAATCGAGCACCTGGTTGAGATCCACTGGCTCGATGTTCTCGTGGATGTCGGTGTCCTTGACGCATTGCAACGCGCCCTTGACCAGCAGTTCCAGTTCGTCCAGGTCGCGGCCGAACTTGGCTTGCAGTTGCTCGTCCTCCAGCAGCTCGACCCGCAGGCGCAGGCGGGTGATGGGGGTGCGCAGGTCGTGGGAGATGGCACTGAACAGCTGGCTGCGCTCGGTCAGGTAGCGGCTGATGCGTTCGCGCATGCTGTTGAAGGCCCGCCCCACTTCCACCACTTCACTGCCGCCACCCTCCGCCACCGGCTCGACGTCGGCGCCCAGGGACATGTCCCGCGCGGCCCGGGCCAGGCGCTTGAGGGGCCGGCTCTGCCAGTGCACCAAGAGGCCGATGAACAGCAGCAGAAACCCGCTGGTGAGCAGGATGAACCACACCTGCTGCGCCGGCAGGCCCTGCTCTTCGAGGCTGGTGTAGGGCTCGGGCAAGAGCGAGGCGATGTACAGCCATTCCCCCGGGGCCATCTGGATCTGGGTCACCAGCACCGGCGGATTCACCGGCTCCAGGGTCAGGGCGTAATGGGCCCAGGAGCGGGGCAACTCGTCGAGCTTGAGGCCGCCATTGAAGATCCGCAGGTCATCGGGGCTGACAAAGGTCACCGAGATATCCGCGTCATTGCCCAGGGACTGGCGCAGCACCTGTTCCACCGCCTGCAGCACCGCTTCCTTGCGTGGGGTGGCGGGCAGCACCTGCATGCCCAGGGGCTTGTCATTGAGGGTCACGACAAATCGGGTGCCGCCCATGCTGCGCAACTGGTCCAGCACCAGGGGCCGGTACGCCACCGGCAACGAACGCAGGTAGCTGACGCTGGCGGTCATCGAATGGGCCAGGCTGCGGGCGCTGGTCACCAGGCCTTCGAGCTGGGTGGCGCGCAACTGCGAAACCCAGATCACGCTGGACAGCGCCTGGGCGAACAACACCGCGAGCAAGGTCAACAGCAGCATGCGCCCCAGCAGGGAACGGGGCACCGGCACCCGCCGCAGCAGGCCGCGCAATGCCTCAGAGAGCATTGCCGGCAACCACATTGGCTGCCAACTGATAGCCGCTGCCACGCACCGTGCGGATCAGCCGCGGCGGCTTTTCGGTGTCCCGCAGGCGCTGGCGCAGGCGGCTGACCGCCATGTCGACGATGCG
This genomic stretch from Pseudomonas sp. Os17 harbors:
- a CDS encoding ABC transporter substrate-binding protein, with protein sequence MNAISRLATVISLASLFPLSALAADSKGSVEVVHWWTSGGEKAAVDVLKAQVEKDGFTWKDGAVAGGGGSTAMTVLKSRAVAGNPPGVAQIKGPDIQEWGSTGLLSTDTLKDVAKAENWDGLLSSKVANTVKYEGDYVAVPVNIHRVNWLWINPQVFKKAGIDKAPTTLEEFYAAGDKLKAAGFIALAHGGQPWQDSTVFEDVVLSVMGPEGYKKALVDLDQKTLAGPEMVKAFAELKKITGYMDPNRAGRDWNIAAADVIGGKAGMQMMGDWAKSEWTAAKKIAGKDYQCVPFPGTDKAFTYNIDSLAVFKLKADRKGDIAAQQDLAKVALGKDFQKVFSINKGSIPVRTDMLNDMSAEGFDSCAQASAKDFLADEKTGGLQPSMAHNMATSLAVQGAIFDVVTNFMNDKDADPAKASAQLASAVKAAQ
- a CDS encoding D-mannose isomerase, encoding MDSLPLPLRSWLNAPAHHSWLAAEGLRLLDFAKASRLAEGFGNLDAQGRLPEGAQAETMNTARMTHSFAMAHVQGLPGYAGLVDHGIAALMGPLRDAEHGGWFAVAGQADGNSTKAAYLHAFVALAASSAVVAQRPGAQALLEEAIRIIDGHFWSEEEGAMLESFNRDWSEQEAYRGANSNMHATEAFLALADVTQDPRWLNRALRIVERVIHQHAAANDFMVIEHFDCDWLPLRDYNRAFPADGFRPFGTTPGHGFEWARLLLHLEASRGLAGMLTPGWLALDAQHLFASNCRHGWDVDGAPGIVYTLDWDNRPVVHQRLHWTHAEASAAASALLKRTGEQQYEVWYRRFWEFCEGYFIDRQQGSWHHELGRDNRPAAEIWGGKPDLYHAWQAVLIPRLPLAPSMASALAQASVPGLV
- a CDS encoding carbohydrate ABC transporter permease — its product is MSSVAVFSKASPLDALQRWLPKLVLAPSMVIVLVGFYGYIIWTFILSFTNSSFMPSYKWVGLQQYLRLMDNDRWWVASKNLALFGGMFIAISLVLGVFLAVLLDQRIRKEGFIRTVYLYPMALSMIVTGTAWKWLLNPGLGLDKMLRDWGWEGFRLDWLVDQDRVVYCLVIAAVWQASGFVMAMFLAGLRGVDQSIIRAAQVDGASLPTIYLKIVLPSLRPVFFSAFMILAHIAIKSFDLVAAMTAGGPGYSSDLPAMFMYSFTFSRGQMGIGSASAMLMLGAVLTILVPYLYSELRGKRHD
- a CDS encoding ATP-binding protein; its protein translation is MLSEALRGLLRRVPVPRSLLGRMLLLTLLAVLFAQALSSVIWVSQLRATQLEGLVTSARSLAHSMTASVSYLRSLPVAYRPLVLDQLRSMGGTRFVVTLNDKPLGMQVLPATPRKEAVLQAVEQVLRQSLGNDADISVTFVSPDDLRIFNGGLKLDELPRSWAHYALTLEPVNPPVLVTQIQMAPGEWLYIASLLPEPYTSLEEQGLPAQQVWFILLTSGFLLLFIGLLVHWQSRPLKRLARAARDMSLGADVEPVAEGGGSEVVEVGRAFNSMRERISRYLTERSQLFSAISHDLRTPITRLRLRVELLEDEQLQAKFGRDLDELELLVKGALQCVKDTDIHENIEPVDLNQVLDCLVEPYLAPHGNGRVTQQGRALASYPGKPLALKRCMGNLIDNALKYGQNAHLYIEDDDNGFVLHVDDEGPGVPEQRLEQVFEPHFRLAGQQQGYGLGLGIARNIAHSHGGEVSLQNLREGGLRVTLYLPRTFD
- a CDS encoding carbohydrate ABC transporter permease, which codes for MTNSLAKPTLNFSRIAIYATLLLAAAVYLIPLVVMLLTSFKTPEDIRTGNLLSWPQVVDGIGWIKAWDTVGGYFWNSVKITVPAVLISTFIGAMNGYVLSMWRFRGSQLFFGLLLFGCFLPFQTVLLPASFTLGKFGLANTTTGLVLVHVVYGLAFTTLFFRNYYVSVPDALVKAARLDGAGFFTIFGKILLPMSVPIIMVCLIWQFTQIWNDFLFGVVFASGDAQPITVALNNLVNTSTGAKEYNVDMAAAMIAGLPTLLVYIFAGKYFLRGLTSGAVKG